A genomic segment from Bubalus bubalis isolate 160015118507 breed Murrah chromosome 5, NDDB_SH_1, whole genome shotgun sequence encodes:
- the TNFRSF25 gene encoding tumor necrosis factor receptor superfamily member 25 isoform X5 has protein sequence MEPRPRPGTCAAAAAALLFLLLLGARASTPSPRCDCGHSFPKRSGLGCCKGCPAGHYLKAPCTKPCGAATCLPCPQGTFLARENHYETRCARCQACDELAPQMALRNCSAVADTHCGCRPGWFMDCMVSQCRHGSPFRCRPCTDCGALHRHTQTPCSSRDTHCGTCLPGFYEYDKSCVSCPTSTLGSCPEPCVTVCGWRQTALSVFWVQMLVAGLVVPILLGATLTYTYHRCHPCKAIGPADDTGVEVRTPLQTTHLSPPDSGPALLVTPSSSEKVYPVHLVGHSCTSGSPQTQEAPCLEATWSWDQLPSRAPGLPPPPSPAPPTGSAATTLQPGPQLYDVMDAVPARRWKEFMRTLGLREAEIEAVEVEVGRFRDQQYEMLKRWRQQQHAGLGAVYAALERMGLDGCAEDLRSRLQRGP, from the exons ATGGAGCCGCGCCCGCGGCCCGGGACCTGTGCTGCGGCGGCAGCG GCCctcctcttcctgctgctgctgggtgCCCGGGCCAGCACCCCCAGCCCCCGGTGTGACTGTGGCCACAGCTTCCCAAAGCGGAGTGGTCTGGGCTGCTGCAAGGGCTGTCCAGCAG GGCACTACCTGAAGGCCCCCTGCACAAAGCCTTGTGGCGCGGCCACCTGCCTCCCCTGTCCGCAGGGCACCTTTCTGGCCCGGGAAAACCACTACGAGACCCGCTGTGCCCGCTGCCAGGCCTGTGATGAGCTGG CCCCCCAAATGGCCCTGAGGAATTGCTCAGCAGTGGCAGACACCCACTGTGGCTGCAGGCCAGGCTGGTTCATGGACTGCATGGTCAGCCAGTGCCGGCATGGTTCCCCCTTTCGCTGCCGCCCATGCACAGACTGTGGGGCCCTGCACCGACACACGCAGACACCTT GTTCTAGCAGAGACACCCACTGTGGGACCTGCCTGCCTGGCTTCTATGAATATGACAAGAGCTGCGTGTCCTGTCCCAC AAGCACCCTTGGGAGCTGTCCTGAGCCCTGCGTGACTGTCTGTGGCTGGAGGCAGA CTGCTCTTTCAGTGTTCTGGGTGCAGATGCTCGTGGCAGGCCTGGTGGTCCCAATCCTGCTTGGTGCCACCCTGACCTACACATACCACCGCTGCCATCCTTGCAAGGCCATAGGTCCTG CAGATGACACTGGTGTGGAGGTCCGGACCCCCCTACAG ACCACCCATCTCTCACCCCCGGACAGCGGCCCTGCCCTTCTGGTGACACCCAGCAGCAGTGAGAAGGTGTACCCTGTCCATTTGGTAGGCCACAGCTGTACCTCTGGCTCTCCCCAGACCCAGGAGGCACCCTGCCTGGAGGCCACATGGTCCTGGGACCAGCTGCCCAGCAGAGCTCCTG GCCTGCCGCCCCCGCCCTCGCCAGCGCCCCCTACAGGCTCGGCGGCCACCACGCTCCAGCCTGGCCCGCAGCTCTACGATGTGATGGACGCCGTGCCCGCGCGGCGTTGGAAGGAGTTCATGCGCACGCTCGGGTTGCGCGAGGCAGAGATCGAGGCGGTGGAGGTGGAGGTCGGCCGCTTCCGCGACCAGCAGTACGAGATGCTCAAGCGCTGGCGCCAGCAGCAGCACGCGGGCTTGGGTGCCGTCTACGCGGCCCTGGAGCGCATGGGGCTGGACGGCTGCGCAGAGGACCTGCGGAGCCGCCTACAGCGCGGCCCGTGA
- the TNFRSF25 gene encoding tumor necrosis factor receptor superfamily member 25 isoform X2: MGTSSAQEPGKWAALRASAGVGEIGQREAPAWAARLGVSSPCPQALLFLLLLGARASTPSPRCDCGHSFPKRSGLGCCKGCPAGHYLKAPCTKPCGAATCLPCPQGTFLARENHYETRCARCQACDELAPQMALRNCSAVADTHCGCRPGWFMDCMVSQCRHGSPFRCRPCTDCGALHRHTQTPCSSRDTHCGTCLPGFYEYDKSCVSCPTSTLGSCPEPCVTVCGWRQTALSVFWVQMLVAGLVVPILLGATLTYTYHRCHPCKAIGPDDTGVEVRTPLQTTHLSPPDSGPALLVTPSSSEKVYPVHLVGHSCTSGSPQTQEAPCLEATWSWDQLPSRAPGLPPPPSPAPPTGSAATTLQPGPQLYDVMDAVPARRWKEFMRTLGLREAEIEAVEVEVGRFRDQQYEMLKRWRQQQHAGLGAVYAALERMGLDGCAEDLRSRLQRGP, translated from the exons ATGGGCACCTCCTCTGCTCAAGAACCTGGGAAATGGGCTGCTCTGAGGGCAAGCGCTGGGGTGGGAGAGATCGGGCAGAGAGAGGCCCCCGCCTGGGCAGCCAGGCTGGGAGTCAGCAGCCCCTGTCCCCAGGCCctcctcttcctgctgctgctgggtgCCCGGGCCAGCACCCCCAGCCCCCGGTGTGACTGTGGCCACAGCTTCCCAAAGCGGAGTGGTCTGGGCTGCTGCAAGGGCTGTCCAGCAG GGCACTACCTGAAGGCCCCCTGCACAAAGCCTTGTGGCGCGGCCACCTGCCTCCCCTGTCCGCAGGGCACCTTTCTGGCCCGGGAAAACCACTACGAGACCCGCTGTGCCCGCTGCCAGGCCTGTGATGAGCTGG CCCCCCAAATGGCCCTGAGGAATTGCTCAGCAGTGGCAGACACCCACTGTGGCTGCAGGCCAGGCTGGTTCATGGACTGCATGGTCAGCCAGTGCCGGCATGGTTCCCCCTTTCGCTGCCGCCCATGCACAGACTGTGGGGCCCTGCACCGACACACGCAGACACCTT GTTCTAGCAGAGACACCCACTGTGGGACCTGCCTGCCTGGCTTCTATGAATATGACAAGAGCTGCGTGTCCTGTCCCAC AAGCACCCTTGGGAGCTGTCCTGAGCCCTGCGTGACTGTCTGTGGCTGGAGGCAGA CTGCTCTTTCAGTGTTCTGGGTGCAGATGCTCGTGGCAGGCCTGGTGGTCCCAATCCTGCTTGGTGCCACCCTGACCTACACATACCACCGCTGCCATCCTTGCAAGGCCATAGGTCCTG ATGACACTGGTGTGGAGGTCCGGACCCCCCTACAG ACCACCCATCTCTCACCCCCGGACAGCGGCCCTGCCCTTCTGGTGACACCCAGCAGCAGTGAGAAGGTGTACCCTGTCCATTTGGTAGGCCACAGCTGTACCTCTGGCTCTCCCCAGACCCAGGAGGCACCCTGCCTGGAGGCCACATGGTCCTGGGACCAGCTGCCCAGCAGAGCTCCTG GCCTGCCGCCCCCGCCCTCGCCAGCGCCCCCTACAGGCTCGGCGGCCACCACGCTCCAGCCTGGCCCGCAGCTCTACGATGTGATGGACGCCGTGCCCGCGCGGCGTTGGAAGGAGTTCATGCGCACGCTCGGGTTGCGCGAGGCAGAGATCGAGGCGGTGGAGGTGGAGGTCGGCCGCTTCCGCGACCAGCAGTACGAGATGCTCAAGCGCTGGCGCCAGCAGCAGCACGCGGGCTTGGGTGCCGTCTACGCGGCCCTGGAGCGCATGGGGCTGGACGGCTGCGCAGAGGACCTGCGGAGCCGCCTACAGCGCGGCCCGTGA
- the TNFRSF25 gene encoding tumor necrosis factor receptor superfamily member 25 isoform X8: MGTSSAQEPGKWAALRASAGVGEIGQREAPAWAARLGVSSPCPQALLFLLLLGARASTPSPRCDCGHSFPKRSGLGCCKGCPAGHYLKAPCTKPCGAATCLPCPQGTFLARENHYETRCARCQACDELAPQMALRNCSAVADTHCGCRPGWFMDCMVSQCRHGSPFRCRPCTDCGALHRHTQTPCSSRDTHCGTCLPGFYEYDKSCVSCPTSTLGSCPEPCVTVCGWRQTALSVFWVQMLVAGLVVPILLGATLTYTYHRCHPCKAIGPDDTGVEVRTPLQTQEAPCLEATWSWDQLPSRAPGLPPPPSPAPPTGSAATTLQPGPQLYDVMDAVPARRWKEFMRTLGLREAEIEAVEVEVGRFRDQQYEMLKRWRQQQHAGLGAVYAALERMGLDGCAEDLRSRLQRGP, translated from the exons ATGGGCACCTCCTCTGCTCAAGAACCTGGGAAATGGGCTGCTCTGAGGGCAAGCGCTGGGGTGGGAGAGATCGGGCAGAGAGAGGCCCCCGCCTGGGCAGCCAGGCTGGGAGTCAGCAGCCCCTGTCCCCAGGCCctcctcttcctgctgctgctgggtgCCCGGGCCAGCACCCCCAGCCCCCGGTGTGACTGTGGCCACAGCTTCCCAAAGCGGAGTGGTCTGGGCTGCTGCAAGGGCTGTCCAGCAG GGCACTACCTGAAGGCCCCCTGCACAAAGCCTTGTGGCGCGGCCACCTGCCTCCCCTGTCCGCAGGGCACCTTTCTGGCCCGGGAAAACCACTACGAGACCCGCTGTGCCCGCTGCCAGGCCTGTGATGAGCTGG CCCCCCAAATGGCCCTGAGGAATTGCTCAGCAGTGGCAGACACCCACTGTGGCTGCAGGCCAGGCTGGTTCATGGACTGCATGGTCAGCCAGTGCCGGCATGGTTCCCCCTTTCGCTGCCGCCCATGCACAGACTGTGGGGCCCTGCACCGACACACGCAGACACCTT GTTCTAGCAGAGACACCCACTGTGGGACCTGCCTGCCTGGCTTCTATGAATATGACAAGAGCTGCGTGTCCTGTCCCAC AAGCACCCTTGGGAGCTGTCCTGAGCCCTGCGTGACTGTCTGTGGCTGGAGGCAGA CTGCTCTTTCAGTGTTCTGGGTGCAGATGCTCGTGGCAGGCCTGGTGGTCCCAATCCTGCTTGGTGCCACCCTGACCTACACATACCACCGCTGCCATCCTTGCAAGGCCATAGGTCCTG ATGACACTGGTGTGGAGGTCCGGACCCCCCTACAG ACCCAGGAGGCACCCTGCCTGGAGGCCACATGGTCCTGGGACCAGCTGCCCAGCAGAGCTCCTG GCCTGCCGCCCCCGCCCTCGCCAGCGCCCCCTACAGGCTCGGCGGCCACCACGCTCCAGCCTGGCCCGCAGCTCTACGATGTGATGGACGCCGTGCCCGCGCGGCGTTGGAAGGAGTTCATGCGCACGCTCGGGTTGCGCGAGGCAGAGATCGAGGCGGTGGAGGTGGAGGTCGGCCGCTTCCGCGACCAGCAGTACGAGATGCTCAAGCGCTGGCGCCAGCAGCAGCACGCGGGCTTGGGTGCCGTCTACGCGGCCCTGGAGCGCATGGGGCTGGACGGCTGCGCAGAGGACCTGCGGAGCCGCCTACAGCGCGGCCCGTGA
- the TNFRSF25 gene encoding tumor necrosis factor receptor superfamily member 25 isoform X7 produces MGTSSAQEPGKWAALRASAGVGEIGQREAPAWAARLGVSSPCPQALLFLLLLGARASTPSPRCDCGHSFPKRSGLGCCKGCPAGHYLKAPCTKPCGAATCLPCPQGTFLARENHYETRCARCQACDELAPQMALRNCSAVADTHCGCRPGWFMDCMVSQCRHGSPFRCRPCTDCGALHRHTQTPCSSRDTHCGTCLPGFYEYDKSCVSCPTSTLGSCPEPCVTVCGWRQTALSVFWVQMLVAGLVVPILLGATLTYTYHRCHPCKAIGPADDTGVEVRTPLQTQEAPCLEATWSWDQLPSRAPGLPPPPSPAPPTGSAATTLQPGPQLYDVMDAVPARRWKEFMRTLGLREAEIEAVEVEVGRFRDQQYEMLKRWRQQQHAGLGAVYAALERMGLDGCAEDLRSRLQRGP; encoded by the exons ATGGGCACCTCCTCTGCTCAAGAACCTGGGAAATGGGCTGCTCTGAGGGCAAGCGCTGGGGTGGGAGAGATCGGGCAGAGAGAGGCCCCCGCCTGGGCAGCCAGGCTGGGAGTCAGCAGCCCCTGTCCCCAGGCCctcctcttcctgctgctgctgggtgCCCGGGCCAGCACCCCCAGCCCCCGGTGTGACTGTGGCCACAGCTTCCCAAAGCGGAGTGGTCTGGGCTGCTGCAAGGGCTGTCCAGCAG GGCACTACCTGAAGGCCCCCTGCACAAAGCCTTGTGGCGCGGCCACCTGCCTCCCCTGTCCGCAGGGCACCTTTCTGGCCCGGGAAAACCACTACGAGACCCGCTGTGCCCGCTGCCAGGCCTGTGATGAGCTGG CCCCCCAAATGGCCCTGAGGAATTGCTCAGCAGTGGCAGACACCCACTGTGGCTGCAGGCCAGGCTGGTTCATGGACTGCATGGTCAGCCAGTGCCGGCATGGTTCCCCCTTTCGCTGCCGCCCATGCACAGACTGTGGGGCCCTGCACCGACACACGCAGACACCTT GTTCTAGCAGAGACACCCACTGTGGGACCTGCCTGCCTGGCTTCTATGAATATGACAAGAGCTGCGTGTCCTGTCCCAC AAGCACCCTTGGGAGCTGTCCTGAGCCCTGCGTGACTGTCTGTGGCTGGAGGCAGA CTGCTCTTTCAGTGTTCTGGGTGCAGATGCTCGTGGCAGGCCTGGTGGTCCCAATCCTGCTTGGTGCCACCCTGACCTACACATACCACCGCTGCCATCCTTGCAAGGCCATAGGTCCTG CAGATGACACTGGTGTGGAGGTCCGGACCCCCCTACAG ACCCAGGAGGCACCCTGCCTGGAGGCCACATGGTCCTGGGACCAGCTGCCCAGCAGAGCTCCTG GCCTGCCGCCCCCGCCCTCGCCAGCGCCCCCTACAGGCTCGGCGGCCACCACGCTCCAGCCTGGCCCGCAGCTCTACGATGTGATGGACGCCGTGCCCGCGCGGCGTTGGAAGGAGTTCATGCGCACGCTCGGGTTGCGCGAGGCAGAGATCGAGGCGGTGGAGGTGGAGGTCGGCCGCTTCCGCGACCAGCAGTACGAGATGCTCAAGCGCTGGCGCCAGCAGCAGCACGCGGGCTTGGGTGCCGTCTACGCGGCCCTGGAGCGCATGGGGCTGGACGGCTGCGCAGAGGACCTGCGGAGCCGCCTACAGCGCGGCCCGTGA
- the TNFRSF25 gene encoding tumor necrosis factor receptor superfamily member 25 isoform X6, whose translation MEPRPRPGTCAAAAAALLFLLLLGARASTPSPRCDCGHSFPKRSGLGCCKGCPAGHYLKAPCTKPCGAATCLPCPQGTFLARENHYETRCARCQACDELAPQMALRNCSAVADTHCGCRPGWFMDCMVSQCRHGSPFRCRPCTDCGALHRHTQTPCSSRDTHCGTCLPGFYEYDKSCVSCPTSTLGSCPEPCVTVCGWRQMFWVQMLVAGLVVPILLGATLTYTYHRCHPCKAIGPADDTGVEVRTPLQTTHLSPPDSGPALLVTPSSSEKVYPVHLVGHSCTSGSPQTQEAPCLEATWSWDQLPSRAPGLPPPPSPAPPTGSAATTLQPGPQLYDVMDAVPARRWKEFMRTLGLREAEIEAVEVEVGRFRDQQYEMLKRWRQQQHAGLGAVYAALERMGLDGCAEDLRSRLQRGP comes from the exons ATGGAGCCGCGCCCGCGGCCCGGGACCTGTGCTGCGGCGGCAGCG GCCctcctcttcctgctgctgctgggtgCCCGGGCCAGCACCCCCAGCCCCCGGTGTGACTGTGGCCACAGCTTCCCAAAGCGGAGTGGTCTGGGCTGCTGCAAGGGCTGTCCAGCAG GGCACTACCTGAAGGCCCCCTGCACAAAGCCTTGTGGCGCGGCCACCTGCCTCCCCTGTCCGCAGGGCACCTTTCTGGCCCGGGAAAACCACTACGAGACCCGCTGTGCCCGCTGCCAGGCCTGTGATGAGCTGG CCCCCCAAATGGCCCTGAGGAATTGCTCAGCAGTGGCAGACACCCACTGTGGCTGCAGGCCAGGCTGGTTCATGGACTGCATGGTCAGCCAGTGCCGGCATGGTTCCCCCTTTCGCTGCCGCCCATGCACAGACTGTGGGGCCCTGCACCGACACACGCAGACACCTT GTTCTAGCAGAGACACCCACTGTGGGACCTGCCTGCCTGGCTTCTATGAATATGACAAGAGCTGCGTGTCCTGTCCCAC AAGCACCCTTGGGAGCTGTCCTGAGCCCTGCGTGACTGTCTGTGGCTGGAGGCAGA TGTTCTGGGTGCAGATGCTCGTGGCAGGCCTGGTGGTCCCAATCCTGCTTGGTGCCACCCTGACCTACACATACCACCGCTGCCATCCTTGCAAGGCCATAGGTCCTG CAGATGACACTGGTGTGGAGGTCCGGACCCCCCTACAG ACCACCCATCTCTCACCCCCGGACAGCGGCCCTGCCCTTCTGGTGACACCCAGCAGCAGTGAGAAGGTGTACCCTGTCCATTTGGTAGGCCACAGCTGTACCTCTGGCTCTCCCCAGACCCAGGAGGCACCCTGCCTGGAGGCCACATGGTCCTGGGACCAGCTGCCCAGCAGAGCTCCTG GCCTGCCGCCCCCGCCCTCGCCAGCGCCCCCTACAGGCTCGGCGGCCACCACGCTCCAGCCTGGCCCGCAGCTCTACGATGTGATGGACGCCGTGCCCGCGCGGCGTTGGAAGGAGTTCATGCGCACGCTCGGGTTGCGCGAGGCAGAGATCGAGGCGGTGGAGGTGGAGGTCGGCCGCTTCCGCGACCAGCAGTACGAGATGCTCAAGCGCTGGCGCCAGCAGCAGCACGCGGGCTTGGGTGCCGTCTACGCGGCCCTGGAGCGCATGGGGCTGGACGGCTGCGCAGAGGACCTGCGGAGCCGCCTACAGCGCGGCCCGTGA
- the TNFRSF25 gene encoding tumor necrosis factor receptor superfamily member 25 isoform X4 gives MGTSSAQEPGKWAALRASAGVGEIGQREAPAWAARLGVSSPCPQALLFLLLLGARASTPSPRCDCGHSFPKRSGLGCCKGCPAGHYLKAPCTKPCGAATCLPCPQGTFLARENHYETRCARCQACDELAPQMALRNCSAVADTHCGCRPGWFMDCMVSQCRHGSPFRCRPCTDCGALHRHTQTPCSSRDTHCGTCLPGFYEYDKSCVSCPTSTLGSCPEPCVTVCGWRQMFWVQMLVAGLVVPILLGATLTYTYHRCHPCKAIGPDDTGVEVRTPLQTTHLSPPDSGPALLVTPSSSEKVYPVHLVGHSCTSGSPQTQEAPCLEATWSWDQLPSRAPGLPPPPSPAPPTGSAATTLQPGPQLYDVMDAVPARRWKEFMRTLGLREAEIEAVEVEVGRFRDQQYEMLKRWRQQQHAGLGAVYAALERMGLDGCAEDLRSRLQRGP, from the exons ATGGGCACCTCCTCTGCTCAAGAACCTGGGAAATGGGCTGCTCTGAGGGCAAGCGCTGGGGTGGGAGAGATCGGGCAGAGAGAGGCCCCCGCCTGGGCAGCCAGGCTGGGAGTCAGCAGCCCCTGTCCCCAGGCCctcctcttcctgctgctgctgggtgCCCGGGCCAGCACCCCCAGCCCCCGGTGTGACTGTGGCCACAGCTTCCCAAAGCGGAGTGGTCTGGGCTGCTGCAAGGGCTGTCCAGCAG GGCACTACCTGAAGGCCCCCTGCACAAAGCCTTGTGGCGCGGCCACCTGCCTCCCCTGTCCGCAGGGCACCTTTCTGGCCCGGGAAAACCACTACGAGACCCGCTGTGCCCGCTGCCAGGCCTGTGATGAGCTGG CCCCCCAAATGGCCCTGAGGAATTGCTCAGCAGTGGCAGACACCCACTGTGGCTGCAGGCCAGGCTGGTTCATGGACTGCATGGTCAGCCAGTGCCGGCATGGTTCCCCCTTTCGCTGCCGCCCATGCACAGACTGTGGGGCCCTGCACCGACACACGCAGACACCTT GTTCTAGCAGAGACACCCACTGTGGGACCTGCCTGCCTGGCTTCTATGAATATGACAAGAGCTGCGTGTCCTGTCCCAC AAGCACCCTTGGGAGCTGTCCTGAGCCCTGCGTGACTGTCTGTGGCTGGAGGCAGA TGTTCTGGGTGCAGATGCTCGTGGCAGGCCTGGTGGTCCCAATCCTGCTTGGTGCCACCCTGACCTACACATACCACCGCTGCCATCCTTGCAAGGCCATAGGTCCTG ATGACACTGGTGTGGAGGTCCGGACCCCCCTACAG ACCACCCATCTCTCACCCCCGGACAGCGGCCCTGCCCTTCTGGTGACACCCAGCAGCAGTGAGAAGGTGTACCCTGTCCATTTGGTAGGCCACAGCTGTACCTCTGGCTCTCCCCAGACCCAGGAGGCACCCTGCCTGGAGGCCACATGGTCCTGGGACCAGCTGCCCAGCAGAGCTCCTG GCCTGCCGCCCCCGCCCTCGCCAGCGCCCCCTACAGGCTCGGCGGCCACCACGCTCCAGCCTGGCCCGCAGCTCTACGATGTGATGGACGCCGTGCCCGCGCGGCGTTGGAAGGAGTTCATGCGCACGCTCGGGTTGCGCGAGGCAGAGATCGAGGCGGTGGAGGTGGAGGTCGGCCGCTTCCGCGACCAGCAGTACGAGATGCTCAAGCGCTGGCGCCAGCAGCAGCACGCGGGCTTGGGTGCCGTCTACGCGGCCCTGGAGCGCATGGGGCTGGACGGCTGCGCAGAGGACCTGCGGAGCCGCCTACAGCGCGGCCCGTGA
- the TNFRSF25 gene encoding tumor necrosis factor receptor superfamily member 25 isoform X1: MGTSSAQEPGKWAALRASAGVGEIGQREAPAWAARLGVSSPCPQALLFLLLLGARASTPSPRCDCGHSFPKRSGLGCCKGCPAGHYLKAPCTKPCGAATCLPCPQGTFLARENHYETRCARCQACDELAPQMALRNCSAVADTHCGCRPGWFMDCMVSQCRHGSPFRCRPCTDCGALHRHTQTPCSSRDTHCGTCLPGFYEYDKSCVSCPTSTLGSCPEPCVTVCGWRQTALSVFWVQMLVAGLVVPILLGATLTYTYHRCHPCKAIGPADDTGVEVRTPLQTTHLSPPDSGPALLVTPSSSEKVYPVHLVGHSCTSGSPQTQEAPCLEATWSWDQLPSRAPGLPPPPSPAPPTGSAATTLQPGPQLYDVMDAVPARRWKEFMRTLGLREAEIEAVEVEVGRFRDQQYEMLKRWRQQQHAGLGAVYAALERMGLDGCAEDLRSRLQRGP, translated from the exons ATGGGCACCTCCTCTGCTCAAGAACCTGGGAAATGGGCTGCTCTGAGGGCAAGCGCTGGGGTGGGAGAGATCGGGCAGAGAGAGGCCCCCGCCTGGGCAGCCAGGCTGGGAGTCAGCAGCCCCTGTCCCCAGGCCctcctcttcctgctgctgctgggtgCCCGGGCCAGCACCCCCAGCCCCCGGTGTGACTGTGGCCACAGCTTCCCAAAGCGGAGTGGTCTGGGCTGCTGCAAGGGCTGTCCAGCAG GGCACTACCTGAAGGCCCCCTGCACAAAGCCTTGTGGCGCGGCCACCTGCCTCCCCTGTCCGCAGGGCACCTTTCTGGCCCGGGAAAACCACTACGAGACCCGCTGTGCCCGCTGCCAGGCCTGTGATGAGCTGG CCCCCCAAATGGCCCTGAGGAATTGCTCAGCAGTGGCAGACACCCACTGTGGCTGCAGGCCAGGCTGGTTCATGGACTGCATGGTCAGCCAGTGCCGGCATGGTTCCCCCTTTCGCTGCCGCCCATGCACAGACTGTGGGGCCCTGCACCGACACACGCAGACACCTT GTTCTAGCAGAGACACCCACTGTGGGACCTGCCTGCCTGGCTTCTATGAATATGACAAGAGCTGCGTGTCCTGTCCCAC AAGCACCCTTGGGAGCTGTCCTGAGCCCTGCGTGACTGTCTGTGGCTGGAGGCAGA CTGCTCTTTCAGTGTTCTGGGTGCAGATGCTCGTGGCAGGCCTGGTGGTCCCAATCCTGCTTGGTGCCACCCTGACCTACACATACCACCGCTGCCATCCTTGCAAGGCCATAGGTCCTG CAGATGACACTGGTGTGGAGGTCCGGACCCCCCTACAG ACCACCCATCTCTCACCCCCGGACAGCGGCCCTGCCCTTCTGGTGACACCCAGCAGCAGTGAGAAGGTGTACCCTGTCCATTTGGTAGGCCACAGCTGTACCTCTGGCTCTCCCCAGACCCAGGAGGCACCCTGCCTGGAGGCCACATGGTCCTGGGACCAGCTGCCCAGCAGAGCTCCTG GCCTGCCGCCCCCGCCCTCGCCAGCGCCCCCTACAGGCTCGGCGGCCACCACGCTCCAGCCTGGCCCGCAGCTCTACGATGTGATGGACGCCGTGCCCGCGCGGCGTTGGAAGGAGTTCATGCGCACGCTCGGGTTGCGCGAGGCAGAGATCGAGGCGGTGGAGGTGGAGGTCGGCCGCTTCCGCGACCAGCAGTACGAGATGCTCAAGCGCTGGCGCCAGCAGCAGCACGCGGGCTTGGGTGCCGTCTACGCGGCCCTGGAGCGCATGGGGCTGGACGGCTGCGCAGAGGACCTGCGGAGCCGCCTACAGCGCGGCCCGTGA
- the TNFRSF25 gene encoding tumor necrosis factor receptor superfamily member 25 isoform X3: MGTSSAQEPGKWAALRASAGVGEIGQREAPAWAARLGVSSPCPQALLFLLLLGARASTPSPRCDCGHSFPKRSGLGCCKGCPAGHYLKAPCTKPCGAATCLPCPQGTFLARENHYETRCARCQACDELAPQMALRNCSAVADTHCGCRPGWFMDCMVSQCRHGSPFRCRPCTDCGALHRHTQTPCSSRDTHCGTCLPGFYEYDKSCVSCPTSTLGSCPEPCVTVCGWRQMFWVQMLVAGLVVPILLGATLTYTYHRCHPCKAIGPADDTGVEVRTPLQTTHLSPPDSGPALLVTPSSSEKVYPVHLVGHSCTSGSPQTQEAPCLEATWSWDQLPSRAPGLPPPPSPAPPTGSAATTLQPGPQLYDVMDAVPARRWKEFMRTLGLREAEIEAVEVEVGRFRDQQYEMLKRWRQQQHAGLGAVYAALERMGLDGCAEDLRSRLQRGP, encoded by the exons ATGGGCACCTCCTCTGCTCAAGAACCTGGGAAATGGGCTGCTCTGAGGGCAAGCGCTGGGGTGGGAGAGATCGGGCAGAGAGAGGCCCCCGCCTGGGCAGCCAGGCTGGGAGTCAGCAGCCCCTGTCCCCAGGCCctcctcttcctgctgctgctgggtgCCCGGGCCAGCACCCCCAGCCCCCGGTGTGACTGTGGCCACAGCTTCCCAAAGCGGAGTGGTCTGGGCTGCTGCAAGGGCTGTCCAGCAG GGCACTACCTGAAGGCCCCCTGCACAAAGCCTTGTGGCGCGGCCACCTGCCTCCCCTGTCCGCAGGGCACCTTTCTGGCCCGGGAAAACCACTACGAGACCCGCTGTGCCCGCTGCCAGGCCTGTGATGAGCTGG CCCCCCAAATGGCCCTGAGGAATTGCTCAGCAGTGGCAGACACCCACTGTGGCTGCAGGCCAGGCTGGTTCATGGACTGCATGGTCAGCCAGTGCCGGCATGGTTCCCCCTTTCGCTGCCGCCCATGCACAGACTGTGGGGCCCTGCACCGACACACGCAGACACCTT GTTCTAGCAGAGACACCCACTGTGGGACCTGCCTGCCTGGCTTCTATGAATATGACAAGAGCTGCGTGTCCTGTCCCAC AAGCACCCTTGGGAGCTGTCCTGAGCCCTGCGTGACTGTCTGTGGCTGGAGGCAGA TGTTCTGGGTGCAGATGCTCGTGGCAGGCCTGGTGGTCCCAATCCTGCTTGGTGCCACCCTGACCTACACATACCACCGCTGCCATCCTTGCAAGGCCATAGGTCCTG CAGATGACACTGGTGTGGAGGTCCGGACCCCCCTACAG ACCACCCATCTCTCACCCCCGGACAGCGGCCCTGCCCTTCTGGTGACACCCAGCAGCAGTGAGAAGGTGTACCCTGTCCATTTGGTAGGCCACAGCTGTACCTCTGGCTCTCCCCAGACCCAGGAGGCACCCTGCCTGGAGGCCACATGGTCCTGGGACCAGCTGCCCAGCAGAGCTCCTG GCCTGCCGCCCCCGCCCTCGCCAGCGCCCCCTACAGGCTCGGCGGCCACCACGCTCCAGCCTGGCCCGCAGCTCTACGATGTGATGGACGCCGTGCCCGCGCGGCGTTGGAAGGAGTTCATGCGCACGCTCGGGTTGCGCGAGGCAGAGATCGAGGCGGTGGAGGTGGAGGTCGGCCGCTTCCGCGACCAGCAGTACGAGATGCTCAAGCGCTGGCGCCAGCAGCAGCACGCGGGCTTGGGTGCCGTCTACGCGGCCCTGGAGCGCATGGGGCTGGACGGCTGCGCAGAGGACCTGCGGAGCCGCCTACAGCGCGGCCCGTGA